In Plasmodium malariae genome assembly, chromosome: 11, the following proteins share a genomic window:
- the RPP1 gene encoding ribonuclease P/MRP protein subunit RPP1, putative produces the protein MYADLHLKYSSKKNAKALIFKALHSGYSVVAICTDYDKNTNDSFNESWKIINCFRYKIADIMNKSKKSESGNYFIDQMNDEDIMDDHLLRINNSIEENYILVNRPNTLSIKNLCDDFMLYVRNEMTEGELQSLRANLLSSAALTSSDAITTAGAQTHSSCAPKEVDFYLSNNTSTYVLRRLNIKYDDAVKMGNYQKLIRENNFNLIAIEISSPEEADMTATKFDCDIIFFNMKKSFVSLKKADIQNALDKGIFFEVSSLNTINEDHQHFIFSSNINNIFSIIPLNKIIISSGSTKESEIIEPLNFLRLFFNFNTLTCKDLMACITTVPLSCIQRASVRKSFNTAVFYK, from the coding sequence atgtatgcaGATTTGCACTTAAAATATTCCTCGaagaaaaatgcaaaagCGTTGATATTCAAGGCGCTCCATTCAGGGTATAGTGTAGTTGCTATATGTACAGACTATGATAAGAATACTAATGACAGTTTTAACGAATCTTGGAAAATTATAAACTGTTTTAGATATAAAATTGCTGATATAATGAATAAGTCGAAAAAAAGTGAATCAGGAAATTATTTCATTGATCAGATGAATGATGAAGATATAATGGATGACcatttattaagaataaataacaGCATAgaggaaaattatattttagttaaTAGACCTAATACCTTATCCATCAAAAATTTATGCGATGATTTTATGTTATACGTACGAAATGAAATGACAGAAGGGGAGTTGCAAAGTTTGCGTGCAAATTTGTTGAGCAGTGCTGCTTTGACGTCTAGCGATGCAATAACAACTGCTGGTGCTCAGACACATAGCAGCTGTGCCCCAAAAGAAGTAGACTTTTACCTATCAAACAACACGAGCACGTATGTACTAAGAAGGCTGAATATAAAATACGACGATGCTGTAAAAATGGGAAATTAccaaaaattaataagagAAAATAACTTCAATCTGATAGCAATTGAGATAAGTTCTCCTGAGGAAGCAGATATGACAGCGACTAAATTTGATTgtgatataattttttttaatatgaaaaaatcttttgtttctttaaaaaaagcaGATATACAAAATGCTTTAGataaaggaatattttttgaagtaTCTTCGTTAAATACCATAAATGAAGATCAtcaacattttattttttcatcaaatataaataatattttttcaattattccattaaataaaattattatcagTTCAGGAAGTACAAAAGAAAGTGAAATAATAGAAcctttgaattttttaagactcttttttaatttcaataCCTTAACGTGTAAAGATCTTATGGCATGCATTACAACTGTACCCCTCTCTTGTATTCAAAGAGCATCGGTTAGAAAATCCTTTAACACTGCAGTATTTTACAAGTAA